The following are encoded in a window of Hydrogenobacter sp. genomic DNA:
- a CDS encoding class I SAM-dependent methyltransferase yields the protein MKVFDDYAFKYDEWYEKPFGKSAYSLELECLKNLHIQVDSSLEIGVGSGRFASMLGIKYGVDTSKRLLKIALTRGVRSIVAKAESLPFKDMVFDEALIVVSLCFFEDPTASLREAHRILKDRGILLLGLVLSESPWADFYKEKAKKGHPIYTHAKFYSYPQLITMLKSVGFKLDRIYTTLFEDPQDEKPIENRKILDGFHPKGGFFCVRALKLSL from the coding sequence ATGAAAGTTTTTGACGATTATGCCTTCAAATACGATGAGTGGTACGAAAAGCCTTTTGGAAAGTCAGCGTACAGTTTGGAACTTGAGTGTTTAAAGAACCTGCATATACAAGTGGATAGTTCTTTAGAGATAGGGGTGGGGAGCGGTCGTTTTGCCAGTATGCTTGGGATAAAGTACGGTGTGGATACATCCAAAAGACTTCTCAAGATAGCCCTTACAAGAGGGGTGCGCTCAATAGTAGCCAAAGCCGAGTCCCTTCCTTTCAAGGATATGGTTTTTGATGAAGCCTTGATAGTTGTTTCCCTTTGCTTTTTTGAAGATCCTACAGCTTCTCTCAGAGAGGCTCACAGGATATTAAAAGATAGAGGCATCTTGCTTCTGGGTCTTGTGCTTTCCGAAAGCCCTTGGGCTGACTTTTATAAAGAGAAAGCGAAAAAAGGACATCCCATTTACACTCACGCAAAGTTTTACTCTTATCCTCAGCTTATTACTATGCTCAAGAGCGTTGGTTTCAAGCTTGACAGAATTTATACAACCCTTTTTGAGGACCCTCAGGACGAAAAACCAATAGAGAACAGGAAAATACTTGATGGGTTTCATCCCAAAGGTGGTTTCTTTTGTGTGAGAGCTTTAAAACTATCTCTTTAA
- the folD gene encoding bifunctional methylenetetrahydrofolate dehydrogenase/methenyltetrahydrofolate cyclohydrolase FolD has translation MPLILDGKALSESIRVEISSYVERITSKGYREPSLAVILVGDDPASHIYVKNKRKACERVGIRSLFFHLPQNTTTPELLDLIASLNSDENVDGILVQLPLPTHISQQEIILSVSPKKDVDGFHPENMGKLVARIEGGFIPCTPLGIDLLLKHYGIDPKGKDVVIVGAGFIVGRPLALLMLWRDATVCVCHIHTKDISIYTKKADILISATGVPHLIKEDMVKEGAVVIDVGISKLDNKVTGDVDFERVKDKVYAITPVPGGVGPMTVTALLLNTLQAYKQNMDLKDESF, from the coding sequence ATGCCTCTTATTTTAGATGGTAAAGCCCTTTCGGAAAGTATTAGAGTTGAGATAAGTTCTTACGTAGAGAGAATAACCTCAAAAGGTTACAGAGAGCCGAGTCTTGCGGTAATTCTCGTAGGTGATGATCCCGCAAGTCATATATATGTGAAAAACAAAAGGAAAGCTTGCGAAAGAGTAGGGATAAGATCACTCTTTTTCCACCTCCCTCAAAACACCACAACTCCCGAATTACTCGATCTTATAGCTTCACTTAACAGCGATGAAAATGTGGATGGTATACTCGTCCAGCTTCCACTACCAACACACATATCCCAGCAAGAGATTATACTGTCAGTATCTCCCAAAAAAGACGTAGATGGTTTTCACCCAGAAAATATGGGAAAGCTCGTTGCCCGTATAGAGGGAGGCTTTATTCCATGTACACCTTTAGGTATAGATTTGCTTTTGAAACACTACGGGATTGACCCAAAAGGTAAAGATGTTGTTATAGTAGGTGCTGGATTCATAGTAGGTAGACCATTGGCTCTCTTGATGCTTTGGAGAGATGCCACTGTTTGCGTGTGTCATATACACACAAAGGATATATCAATATACACTAAAAAAGCTGATATACTCATATCCGCAACAGGTGTACCTCATCTTATAAAGGAAGATATGGTAAAAGAAGGTGCTGTCGTTATAGATGTGGGAATATCAAAGTTAGATAACAAGGTTACAGGAGATGTAGACTTTGAGAGAGTAAAAGACAAGGTTTATGCTATAACTCCTGTGCCGGGAGGCGTTGGACCGATGACGGTAACAGCCCTACTTCTTAACACGTTGCAGGCTTATAAGCAAAACATGGATTTGAAAGATGAAAGTTTTTGA
- a CDS encoding acetate/propionate family kinase, which produces MKNVLTLNYGSSSLKYSLFKGLKRLDYGAIRIKGIQECKESVSLILKKLERIDMIAHRVVHGMEHDSPMLIDRIGFELLKKLAVLDPLHNTLALAGIETCMKDLPGIPQYAIFDTSFYKELPIISKIYALPIDLYEKGIRRYGFHGISYSYLLKKSAKLLRKDANSVNLVMLHLGSGASICAVQEGKPVDTSMGMTPLEGLVMSTRAGDLDPGIILHFLKEGKSLQEVERVLYEECGIKGLTGTSDMRQVIESAKEGDKKAKLALDLYIYRIKKYIGAYYAILPKLDALIFSGGVGENSPEVRELACEGLEKLGIIIDKEMNRRNQLPLCVSHKRSKVKIFVIKTDEELEMVEQLRDAIKG; this is translated from the coding sequence AAGAATGTACTCACTCTAAATTACGGCAGTTCATCACTCAAGTACTCCCTCTTTAAAGGTTTAAAAAGGTTAGATTATGGTGCTATAAGGATTAAAGGCATACAAGAGTGCAAAGAATCGGTGAGTTTAATCTTAAAGAAATTGGAAAGGATAGATATGATAGCCCACAGGGTGGTTCACGGTATGGAACACGATTCTCCTATGCTGATTGACAGGATAGGATTTGAATTGTTAAAGAAACTCGCTGTTTTAGATCCTCTCCACAACACGCTCGCTCTTGCGGGTATTGAAACGTGCATGAAAGATCTTCCAGGCATTCCTCAATACGCTATCTTTGATACATCCTTTTATAAAGAGCTTCCCATTATTTCAAAGATCTACGCTTTACCAATTGATCTTTACGAAAAAGGTATAAGAAGATACGGTTTTCATGGCATATCCTATTCTTATTTGTTGAAAAAAAGTGCCAAACTCCTAAGGAAAGATGCCAACAGTGTCAACCTTGTGATGCTTCATCTTGGGAGTGGAGCGAGCATATGTGCCGTGCAAGAAGGTAAACCTGTAGACACCTCTATGGGAATGACGCCTTTAGAGGGTTTGGTTATGTCCACCAGAGCGGGAGATCTCGATCCGGGAATCATCCTTCACTTTCTAAAGGAAGGTAAAAGTCTTCAGGAAGTTGAGAGAGTTCTATATGAAGAGTGTGGGATAAAGGGGCTTACTGGTACTTCGGATATGCGCCAGGTGATAGAAAGTGCCAAAGAAGGCGACAAAAAAGCAAAACTCGCACTTGATCTTTATATCTACAGAATAAAAAAGTACATAGGAGCTTATTATGCAATACTCCCAAAGCTTGATGCGTTGATCTTCTCCGGTGGAGTTGGTGAGAACAGTCCTGAGGTGAGAGAACTCGCATGTGAAGGGCTTGAAAAACTTGGTATAATTATAGATAAAGAGATGAATCGCAGAAATCAACTTCCGTTATGTGTGAGTCACAAAAGAAGCAAAGTCAAGATATTCGTTATAAAAACTGATGAAGAGCTTGAGATGGTAGAACAACTAAGAGATGCAATAAAGGGATGA